One Terriglobales bacterium DNA segment encodes these proteins:
- a CDS encoding ABC transporter permease: MRYHRLRAIAWKELVQISRDSRSIAIVVIMPLVLMLAFGYGVSFDIKHVRTYVFDRDGSQQSQDFLKRLQASEYFHIVRGVETYRDLIDGIDRGDCVLGVVIAPDFSEKVKSGGMASVQVIVDATDANSANVAMNYVEALGQDYARRVQATWIERRGQRSPEASLNIAARTWFNEDLESMANIVPGVIAIVMAVVGTFLTSLTIAREWERGTMEQLVSTPISPIELMIGKLAPYLVIGLLDTFLCAAIGVWWFQVPFRGTLSLFFLTSVLFLLVVLSMGYVLSVVMKSQLAASQMSMVVTFLPAFLLSGFIFPIDQMPRVIQVVTYIIPARYFMAMIRAVFLKGTPIVLLWTNLLALIIFATVLVLVATRAFRKQLG; the protein is encoded by the coding sequence ATGCGCTACCACCGCCTTCGAGCGATTGCATGGAAGGAATTGGTGCAGATTTCCCGTGATTCACGATCGATTGCCATCGTGGTCATCATGCCTCTGGTGTTGATGCTGGCGTTCGGGTATGGCGTAAGTTTCGACATTAAACATGTGCGGACATACGTTTTCGACCGTGACGGCTCGCAGCAGAGCCAGGACTTCCTAAAGCGCCTCCAGGCTTCGGAATACTTCCATATCGTCCGTGGGGTCGAAACTTACCGCGATTTGATCGATGGTATCGATCGGGGAGACTGCGTGCTCGGTGTGGTGATAGCGCCAGACTTCTCGGAGAAGGTGAAGTCCGGCGGTATGGCTTCCGTGCAGGTGATCGTGGATGCGACGGACGCGAATTCCGCTAACGTGGCAATGAACTACGTTGAGGCGCTCGGTCAGGATTATGCGCGAAGAGTTCAAGCTACGTGGATTGAGAGGCGTGGGCAACGGTCGCCGGAAGCCTCTTTGAATATCGCCGCGCGCACTTGGTTCAATGAGGACCTGGAGAGCATGGCGAATATCGTTCCAGGAGTGATTGCCATCGTTATGGCGGTTGTCGGAACGTTCCTCACCTCGCTTACGATCGCTCGTGAATGGGAACGAGGCACAATGGAGCAACTTGTCTCCACTCCAATATCGCCCATTGAACTGATGATTGGGAAACTGGCACCCTACCTTGTTATAGGGTTGCTGGATACGTTCCTTTGCGCGGCGATTGGCGTGTGGTGGTTCCAGGTGCCGTTTCGAGGAACCTTGTCGCTATTCTTCCTTACGTCGGTTCTCTTCCTGCTGGTTGTGCTCTCCATGGGATACGTGCTGTCCGTGGTGATGAAGTCGCAGCTCGCCGCCAGCCAGATGTCGATGGTCGTTACGTTTCTGCCTGCATTCTTGTTGTCGGGATTTATCTTCCCCATCGACCAGATGCCACGCGTGATCCAGGTGGTCACGTATATTATTCCGGCCCGGTACTTCATGGCCATGATTCGTGCGGTGTTCCTGAAGGGAACTCCGATCGTGCTGCTTTGGACGAACCTGCTGGCGTTGATCATCTTTGCCACGGTGCTCGTGCTTGTCGCCACCCGTGCATTCAGAAAGCAGTTGGGGTGA
- a CDS encoding ABC transporter ATP-binding protein, which produces MNGNGTSVVVRDLTKRFGDFTAVDHITFEAKSGEIFGFLGPNGAGKSTTIRMLCGLLHPTSGVATVDGTDVAKQPEIVRQKIGYMSQKFSLYNDLTVLENIRFFAGMYNVPSSVFAERANWALEMAGLQGRENTLTGTLAVGWKQRLALGCAVLHKPRILFLDEPTSGVDPISRRQFWELIHQMAGDGVTVFVTTHYMDEAEYCNRLVLIYRGKIVASGSPAELKRNAMHGELLLLECDRLADAIDALQGSDVVDVAVFGNALHVVVNDSKVSVPAIQQRLKERGITVGKLEKILPSLEDVFVSLTTRDQVQEVA; this is translated from the coding sequence ATGAATGGCAACGGCACTTCGGTCGTGGTGCGCGACCTGACGAAGCGGTTCGGGGACTTCACCGCTGTGGATCACATCACATTTGAGGCGAAAAGCGGCGAGATATTCGGATTCCTGGGGCCAAACGGAGCGGGGAAGTCAACCACGATCCGCATGCTCTGCGGGCTCCTGCATCCGACCTCGGGAGTAGCCACGGTGGACGGAACCGACGTAGCAAAACAGCCCGAAATCGTACGCCAGAAGATCGGCTATATGTCGCAGAAGTTTTCGCTGTATAACGACCTCACTGTACTCGAGAACATTCGCTTCTTCGCTGGGATGTACAACGTGCCTTCATCGGTTTTTGCGGAACGAGCGAACTGGGCGCTGGAAATGGCCGGGCTGCAAGGGCGCGAGAACACGCTGACAGGAACGCTCGCTGTCGGCTGGAAACAACGACTAGCACTGGGATGCGCGGTGCTGCACAAGCCAAGAATCCTTTTTCTGGACGAGCCGACGTCCGGTGTCGATCCGATTTCGCGCCGGCAGTTCTGGGAGTTGATCCATCAAATGGCTGGGGATGGCGTGACCGTATTCGTAACCACGCACTACATGGATGAAGCCGAGTACTGCAATCGCCTGGTCCTTATCTACCGAGGCAAGATCGTTGCCTCGGGATCTCCCGCGGAACTGAAGCGAAACGCCATGCACGGCGAACTGTTGTTACTCGAGTGCGACAGACTGGCTGATGCCATTGATGCCTTGCAGGGGAGCGACGTCGTCGACGTAGCCGTGTTCGGCAACGCACTGCACGTGGTTGTAAATGACTCCAAAGTATCCGTTCCAGCGATCCAGCAACGACTCAAAGAGCGGGGCATCACGGTCGGGAAACTCGAAAAGATCCTTCCCAGTCTTGAGGATGTCTTCGTGTCACTGACAACGCGCGACCAAGTGCAGGAGGTGGCGTAA
- a CDS encoding ABC transporter ATP-binding protein — protein MPTEMLEQTQLAVDVHGLSRAFPGVQAVADLSFDVKYGEIFGLVGPDGAGKTTTMRMLAGVLAPDKGKAIVAGYDLAFQAEAVKHHISYMPQRFGLYEDLTVDENIRFYADIFGVKPQAREERALQLLEAADMHRFRKRLAGKLSGGMKQKLGLVCALIHTPKLILLDEPTNGVDPVSRRDFWKILYSLLGEGVAILTSTAYLDEAERCHRVALLDRGRLLFCDTPDSLKKHLHNSILMVQSDDPRGVRDALSSATGVSSAVLVGDGVHLLVDDARQQIPLVKRLLEDKSVPHSTIEEITPSIEDVFVWAVTSGQEAGR, from the coding sequence TTGCCAACTGAGATGCTAGAGCAGACCCAACTTGCGGTTGATGTGCATGGACTATCCCGCGCCTTTCCGGGAGTCCAGGCCGTAGCAGATCTTTCTTTTGATGTGAAGTATGGAGAGATCTTCGGCTTGGTCGGGCCTGACGGTGCAGGGAAGACGACTACCATGCGCATGCTTGCCGGAGTTCTCGCTCCGGATAAAGGGAAAGCAATCGTCGCCGGATACGACCTCGCCTTTCAGGCGGAGGCGGTGAAGCACCACATCAGCTACATGCCTCAGCGGTTCGGTTTGTATGAGGACCTCACGGTTGACGAGAATATTCGCTTTTACGCCGATATCTTCGGGGTGAAGCCCCAAGCGCGCGAGGAACGGGCACTGCAACTGCTTGAAGCCGCCGATATGCATCGGTTCCGTAAGCGACTGGCCGGCAAGTTGTCGGGAGGGATGAAACAGAAACTTGGCCTCGTCTGCGCACTCATTCACACCCCGAAGCTGATCCTGCTGGACGAGCCTACGAACGGCGTCGATCCAGTTTCCCGGCGCGATTTCTGGAAGATTTTGTACTCGCTTCTTGGTGAGGGTGTAGCCATTCTCACATCCACGGCTTATCTCGACGAAGCCGAGCGGTGCCACCGCGTCGCACTGCTGGATAGGGGACGTTTGCTCTTCTGCGACACGCCAGACTCGTTAAAGAAACATTTGCATAACTCGATTCTGATGGTCCAGTCAGATGATCCGCGTGGCGTGCGCGATGCGCTCTCGAGCGCGACAGGAGTCTCCAGCGCCGTGCTTGTAGGGGACGGCGTGCACTTGCTGGTGGATGACGCGCGACAACAGATACCACTGGTGAAGCGACTCCTTGAGGACAAGTCTGTGCCGCACTCCACGATTGAGGAGATCACGCCCAGTATCGAAGACGTATTTGTGTGGGCGGTGACTTCCGGACAAGAGGCAGGTCGATGA
- a CDS encoding ABC transporter permease → MWMRLWQMLIKEFIQVFRDKRTRFVLIGPPILQMLIFGYAATLEIKHASTAIVDYDNSPESRELISRMEGSPYFDIQVRTQDRNELHTLIDRGDVVLALQINSGFSRELQKGGTASVQAIVDASNSNTALIAVGYMNRVAADFAKTYQQESLGRTSPLMASQMPSVSVEHRPWFNPDLRSQWFFVPGVMGNLMLVIIIILTAFAVVREREIGTLEQIMVTPIRQSEFILGKTIPFFLIGLMDAALITAVGTLWFGIPLRGSLMVLTAGTVLFLLCMLGTGLLISTVSSTQQQAMISAFFFIMPAIIFSGFSSPISSMPEWLQIVSYADPLRYFLVILRGVYLKGVGFSVLWPQMASMAAFALLILSFSILRFRKSLD, encoded by the coding sequence ATGTGGATGCGATTGTGGCAGATGCTGATCAAAGAGTTCATCCAGGTGTTCCGGGATAAGCGCACGCGATTTGTCCTGATAGGGCCACCGATTCTTCAGATGTTGATATTCGGCTATGCCGCCACACTTGAAATCAAGCATGCATCGACTGCAATTGTGGATTACGACAATAGCCCCGAGAGCAGGGAACTCATTTCCAGGATGGAAGGAAGCCCATATTTCGACATCCAGGTTCGTACCCAGGACCGGAATGAGTTGCACACATTGATTGATCGCGGGGATGTTGTGCTCGCCCTACAAATCAATTCTGGCTTCTCACGGGAACTTCAGAAGGGAGGGACCGCGTCGGTACAAGCGATCGTGGACGCGAGCAACTCGAATACGGCTTTGATTGCGGTTGGCTACATGAACCGGGTTGCGGCCGATTTCGCGAAGACGTATCAACAGGAATCCTTGGGACGAACGTCACCATTGATGGCGTCACAAATGCCATCTGTGTCAGTGGAGCACCGTCCCTGGTTTAACCCTGACCTGCGCAGCCAGTGGTTCTTTGTTCCCGGGGTGATGGGTAACCTAATGCTAGTCATCATCATCATCCTGACCGCTTTCGCCGTCGTGAGGGAAAGGGAGATCGGTACGCTGGAGCAGATCATGGTGACGCCGATCCGCCAGTCAGAGTTCATCCTTGGCAAGACGATTCCGTTCTTCTTGATCGGATTGATGGATGCCGCTCTTATTACTGCAGTCGGGACGCTCTGGTTTGGCATTCCTTTGCGTGGAAGTTTGATGGTGCTCACTGCTGGAACCGTGCTGTTCCTGCTCTGCATGCTTGGGACAGGGTTGCTCATCTCCACGGTTTCTTCCACGCAGCAACAGGCGATGATTTCGGCTTTCTTCTTCATCATGCCGGCGATCATCTTTTCGGGATTTTCATCTCCGATCAGCAGCATGCCCGAGTGGCTACAGATCGTGTCGTATGCGGACCCGCTTCGCTATTTTCTGGTAATCCTCAGAGGGGTGTATTTGAAGGGAGTTGGATTTTCGGTGTTATGGCCGCAGATGGCCAGCATGGCGGCATTTGCGTTGCTCATCCTGAGTTTCAGTATCCTGCGTTTCCGCAAGTCGCTCGATTAA
- a CDS encoding efflux RND transporter periplasmic adaptor subunit produces MKRVIIPIVLIAAIAAGIFAYRRSSNGKQPKDQVVLSGNIEAHESVVGFRTQGRIVELPVQEGMTLNRGDLIAKLDDSDYRQQVAIDDAMIRTRAAELQLATAGGRDQDVRAAEQAVADAKADLELKRIDFERYDSLYKRDAISAQTRDAAATALKRSQANLARLQENLSAIREGTRKEQIAVNRANLAAAKQNAGMSKVRLGFTVLDSPISGVILVRQAELGEVVTAGTPVVSIADLDNIWVRAYISETELAKIRLGQEASVHTDTYPDKRYKGRVSFIASQAEFTPKSVETHKERVALVYRVKVAVENPNHELKPGMPADVTIKFAN; encoded by the coding sequence ATGAAACGCGTGATTATTCCCATTGTGCTCATCGCTGCAATTGCTGCCGGCATTTTTGCGTACCGTCGCAGTAGTAACGGGAAGCAACCGAAAGATCAGGTCGTCCTTTCGGGCAACATTGAAGCGCACGAAAGCGTAGTTGGTTTCCGTACTCAGGGCCGGATCGTTGAGCTTCCGGTCCAAGAGGGCATGACGCTCAATCGCGGAGACCTCATCGCCAAGTTGGACGACTCCGATTATCGCCAACAGGTAGCCATCGACGATGCCATGATCCGCACGCGCGCGGCCGAATTACAACTTGCCACGGCTGGGGGGCGTGATCAGGACGTTAGGGCCGCCGAACAGGCCGTCGCAGATGCCAAGGCAGATCTTGAGCTAAAGCGGATTGACTTCGAGCGATATGACTCTCTCTATAAACGAGACGCGATCTCGGCCCAGACGCGCGACGCAGCCGCTACGGCGCTTAAGCGATCGCAGGCGAACCTCGCGAGGCTGCAAGAGAACCTTTCCGCAATCCGAGAAGGAACGCGAAAAGAGCAGATCGCGGTGAACCGCGCCAATCTGGCTGCAGCGAAACAGAATGCTGGGATGTCCAAAGTTCGGCTTGGGTTCACTGTTCTGGACTCGCCTATCAGTGGGGTGATCCTGGTTCGTCAGGCTGAACTGGGCGAAGTTGTCACTGCGGGAACTCCGGTGGTGAGTATCGCCGATCTCGACAACATCTGGGTGCGCGCGTATATCAGCGAAACAGAACTTGCGAAGATTCGGCTGGGACAGGAAGCTAGTGTCCACACAGATACGTATCCCGACAAGCGCTACAAGGGACGCGTGTCGTTCATCGCGTCACAAGCAGAATTCACGCCCAAGAGTGTGGAGACGCACAAGGAGCGGGTGGCGCTCGTTTACCGCGTGAAAGTTGCGGTTGAAAACCCAAACCATGAATTGAAGCCGGGCATGCCGGCCGATGTGACGATCAAATTTGCCAACTGA